In Lysinibacillus sp. 2017, the DNA window AGATGGTATTGTGAAAGAAGTATACGCCTCTGCGGGTGATCCGATATCAACAGGTGATTTACTTATCGAATTAGAATAAAGACCAAAAAAGAACGGCTGCACATGAATGCAACCGTTCTTTTTTTATTTGCTTCGTGAAACGAGCAAAATCATATAACATAATAACCCAAATAATAATGTAATTAATAATGAATGTAATAAAGAAACTAATAAATATAATTTTAATAAAACAACTAACATACCCGCTAGAACTTGCATGACAACAATGATACTTGCAATGATCCAACCCCAATAAATGACACGTTGTTTTTTATAATTTTTAATAACATAAATCGTAATGTAAGCAATCCAAAGGACGAAAAGTAATACCGCAAATCGGTGACCCATTTGAACCCATTCGTACATATTGAAAGGAAGGGCGAATGGTTGATTATTACGGCAGAAAGGCCAGTCTGGACAAACTAAGCTTGCATCAGTATGACGAACTAATGCACCAGTATAAACAACTACATAGGAATATAAAGTTACGCTAATCGTATGTATTTTTAGCTTTTTACTCATATAAATTTTATCTGCATCAAATTTCTGATCTACTTCAAATACGATAAATGTGAGTAATAAGACAGCTGCAAATGAGATTAATGA includes these proteins:
- a CDS encoding heme A synthase gives rise to the protein MQQKYYKYLKWFAVAATLGMLLILQGGALVTKTDSGLGCGRNWPDCNGSLIPKEITSEVLIEFSHRLITGAVSIFILVLVVWTWRALGHIREVKFLGFMALFFLILQALIGAAQVLWGQGDFILALHFGISLISFAAVLLLTFIVFEVDQKFDADKIYMSKKLKIHTISVTLYSYVVVYTGALVRHTDASLVCPDWPFCRNNQPFALPFNMYEWVQMGHRFAVLLFVLWIAYITIYVIKNYKKQRVIYWGWIIASIIVVMQVLAGMLVVLLKLYLLVSLLHSLLITLLFGLLCYMILLVSRSK